The following coding sequences are from one Nilaparvata lugens isolate BPH chromosome 4, ASM1435652v1, whole genome shotgun sequence window:
- the LOC120350889 gene encoding uncharacterized protein LOC120350889 codes for MKSSRLLISRIRLWKNISGSPSSKLDNWKRHINQEVGGGWRLTSHVGWRLGGGTLCSLGDAWSDLRRRRYRVGRPHSLSRTLIGITRIDGVIDLRRRQLGQVLRVEIDGAYAASLSLSWGLRCIVLGLLICRCRGYIVLGMFAEVGNLRVSRRLVHGDVIMEYFE; via the exons ATGAAATCCTCCAGGCtattgatatctcgcatccggctctggaaaaacatcagcggctcgccaAGTAGTAAACTGGACAATTGGAAACGCCACattaaccaagag gttggtggcGGATGGCGGTTGACTAGTCACGTTGGATGGCGATTGGGTGGCGGCACTCTCTGTTCCCTCGGCGAcgcttggagcgatctgcgaagacgccggtaccgggttggacgccctcactccctcagtcggactctcatcggaattaCTCGCATCGACGGCGTTATCgatcttcgtagaagacaattgggccaagttttgcgggtcgaaattgatggagcatatgctgcctccctctctctctcgtggggtctccgctgcatTGTCCTGGGGCTGTTGATTTGCCGGTGTCGTGGCTACATAGTTTTGGGGATGTtcgctgaagtaggaaatttgcgagttagccggcgactggttcatggtgatgttattatggaatacttcgagtaa